A section of the Streptomyces sp. V3I8 genome encodes:
- a CDS encoding helix-turn-helix transcriptional regulator, whose amino-acid sequence MHSGEQSSSNLEMFGSLLRFFRERAGMTQEGLGGCAGYSKSQVAMVERGERPPKGKLVEIADEALGAQGALLAAGRKLRTSPLPAWTATYADIEAEATALHTYANHVVPGLLQTEAYARVAIGCNYPPLEDEEIEEQVAARLARQRLFQRRPTPALSFVLEQIAFTRPIGGRRILAEQLRHVLEVGRRRNVEIQVMPSDRETHSGLNGPMILVETENRRQLAYVEGQDGGYFVSEQPSLGDLFGRYGILRAQALSPEESAKLIEQVAQEL is encoded by the coding sequence GTGCACTCCGGTGAACAAAGCTCAAGCAATCTGGAGATGTTCGGCTCGTTGCTGCGGTTCTTTCGCGAACGGGCCGGGATGACACAGGAAGGGCTGGGCGGGTGCGCCGGGTACTCCAAGTCGCAGGTCGCCATGGTGGAACGGGGCGAGCGCCCGCCGAAGGGGAAGCTCGTCGAGATCGCGGACGAGGCGCTGGGTGCACAGGGTGCACTTCTCGCGGCGGGACGGAAGCTGCGGACCAGCCCGCTCCCGGCTTGGACCGCGACTTACGCGGACATCGAAGCCGAGGCCACAGCCCTGCACACGTACGCGAATCACGTGGTACCCGGCCTGCTGCAAACCGAGGCCTACGCCCGGGTGGCGATCGGCTGCAACTACCCGCCCTTGGAGGATGAGGAGATCGAGGAGCAGGTTGCCGCACGACTGGCGCGCCAACGACTCTTCCAGCGCAGACCCACTCCCGCACTCAGCTTCGTTCTGGAGCAGATCGCGTTCACGCGCCCGATCGGGGGCCGCCGCATCCTGGCGGAACAACTCCGCCACGTTCTTGAGGTCGGGCGCAGACGTAACGTCGAGATCCAGGTCATGCCATCGGATCGCGAGACGCACTCCGGGCTGAACGGACCGATGATCCTGGTGGAGACCGAGAACCGGCGGCAACTTGCCTATGTCGAGGGTCAGGACGGCGGCTACTTTGTCAGCGAACAACCGTCTCTGGGGGACTTGTTCGGCCGGTATGGCATTCTGCGAGCTCAGGCCCTCAGCCCCGAGGAGTCCGCCAAGCTGATCGAACAGGTGGCACAAGAGCTATGA
- a CDS encoding cellulase family glycosylhydrolase, with product MFRSLRRTLGVAAAAFLLPLAGVQAGAQAAYADTAVVAEAAPGAGYWHTSGRQILDAAGQPVRIAGINWFGFETSNNAVHGLWARDYKSMIDQMKSLGYNTIRLPYSDDILKSGAVANSIDFSGGKNADLQGRTPLQIMDRIVAYAGQDGLKVVLDRHRPDATGQSALWYTAAVPETTWITNLKALATRYKGDPTVVGIDLHNEPHDPACWGCGDTARDWRLAAQRAGNAVLSVNSELLVMVEGVQTVDGVSGWWGGNLMGVARYPVQLDVPGRVVYSAHDYATSVAQQSWFSDPSFPANMPGVWDKYWGYIFKQNIAPVWVGEFGTTLQSTVDQKWLAALVDYLRPTGTYGADSISWTFWSWNPNSGDTGGILKDDWTTVDTVKDGYLASVKAPGFPAGGGGSDPGDPGGGTAACTAAYTVSSDWGGGFNAEIKVTNTGTTALTSWRTTWTWPGAQKVTSMWNAAYSQSGATVTATNAAHNGNVTTGGSATFGLGGAPGSGGVPAVSCTAT from the coding sequence ATGTTCCGCAGCTTGCGAAGAACGCTGGGTGTTGCCGCCGCGGCGTTCCTGTTACCGCTGGCAGGGGTCCAGGCCGGTGCCCAGGCCGCGTACGCGGACACGGCGGTCGTCGCCGAGGCCGCGCCCGGAGCCGGGTACTGGCACACCAGCGGCCGGCAGATCCTGGACGCCGCGGGGCAGCCGGTACGGATCGCCGGTATCAACTGGTTCGGGTTCGAGACGTCCAACAACGCCGTCCACGGGCTCTGGGCACGCGACTACAAGAGCATGATCGACCAGATGAAGTCGCTCGGCTACAACACCATCCGGCTGCCGTACAGCGACGACATCCTCAAGAGCGGTGCCGTGGCCAACAGCATCGACTTCTCCGGCGGCAAGAACGCCGACCTGCAGGGCCGCACACCTCTGCAGATCATGGACAGGATCGTGGCGTACGCGGGTCAGGACGGCCTGAAGGTCGTCCTGGACCGGCACCGGCCCGACGCGACCGGCCAGTCCGCGCTCTGGTACACCGCCGCGGTCCCCGAGACGACGTGGATCACCAACCTCAAGGCCCTGGCGACCCGGTACAAGGGCGATCCGACGGTGGTCGGCATCGATCTGCACAACGAGCCGCACGACCCGGCCTGCTGGGGCTGCGGCGACACGGCGAGGGACTGGCGGCTGGCCGCCCAGCGCGCCGGGAACGCGGTCCTGTCCGTCAACTCCGAGCTGCTGGTCATGGTGGAGGGCGTGCAGACGGTCGACGGGGTGTCGGGCTGGTGGGGCGGCAACCTGATGGGCGTCGCCCGGTACCCGGTGCAGCTGGACGTGCCGGGCCGGGTCGTCTACTCGGCGCACGACTACGCCACCAGCGTGGCCCAGCAGAGCTGGTTCAGCGATCCGTCCTTCCCCGCCAACATGCCGGGCGTCTGGGACAAGTACTGGGGCTACATCTTCAAGCAGAACATCGCGCCGGTGTGGGTCGGCGAGTTCGGCACGACCCTCCAGTCGACCGTCGACCAGAAGTGGCTGGCGGCGCTGGTGGACTACCTCCGTCCCACGGGCACGTACGGCGCCGACAGCATCTCCTGGACCTTCTGGTCGTGGAATCCCAACTCCGGTGACACCGGCGGGATCCTGAAGGACGACTGGACGACCGTGGACACGGTGAAGGACGGGTACCTGGCGAGCGTCAAGGCACCGGGGTTCCCGGCGGGCGGCGGGGGAAGCGATCCCGGTGACCCGGGAGGGGGCACGGCCGCCTGCACGGCCGCGTACACCGTCAGCAGCGACTGGGGCGGCGGCTTCAACGCCGAGATCAAGGTGACCAACACCGGTACGACCGCGCTCACGTCCTGGCGGACGACGTGGACCTGGCCGGGCGCCCAGAAGGTCACCAGCATGTGGAACGCGGCGTACAGCCAGAGCGGGGCGACGGTGACGGCCACCAACGCCGCGCACAACGGCAATGTGACGACGGGCGGTTCGGCGACCTTCGGACTCGGGGGCGCGCCGGGGAGCGGGGGTGTGCCGGCGGTGAGCTGCACGGCCACGTGA
- a CDS encoding MFS transporter: MTTPSAGAPPRRDRRFVLLVSARTVSVLGNAFARVALAFAVLELPGASPGRLSLVLACQALPQLLFILVGGVVADRMSRSRLMALSDLLGAAAYAGLAVMVLSGHAPLPAMCLLAVLAGTATALFAPAMTGVVPSIVPAARLQRANGLLQMATNTSMLLGLALAGVTVAFVGAGWALALNAASFAASALFIKGLRVTAPPRKASSGWADLRDGWREFASRQWLWVVVVQYAFVVAALNANVGVLGPLVAEEHLGGARAWSLIVAAQALGTIAGAGLAARVRVSRPVLVAVLATFPAAAPIALLALRAPVWSVAAAMFCAGVSSDVFAVLWTTTLHREIPEEVISRVSSYEWFGSLAFAPLGLLAAGPLASTAGTGRTLAGCATLVVTATALALLSPQVRGLRAPGPPRAPAGPDDAGTPVSAAPHKS; the protein is encoded by the coding sequence ATGACGACCCCCTCGGCGGGTGCGCCACCGCGGCGTGACCGGCGCTTCGTGCTGCTCGTTTCGGCCCGTACGGTCTCCGTGCTGGGCAACGCCTTCGCGCGGGTGGCGCTGGCGTTCGCGGTGCTGGAACTGCCGGGGGCGAGCCCGGGGCGACTGTCGCTGGTGCTGGCCTGCCAGGCGCTGCCGCAGCTGCTGTTCATCCTGGTGGGCGGCGTGGTCGCGGACCGGATGTCGCGCTCGCGCCTGATGGCCCTGTCCGACCTCCTGGGCGCGGCGGCCTACGCGGGCCTGGCCGTCATGGTGCTGAGCGGACACGCGCCCCTGCCGGCGATGTGTCTGCTGGCGGTCCTGGCGGGGACGGCGACGGCGCTGTTCGCGCCGGCGATGACGGGGGTGGTGCCGTCGATCGTGCCGGCCGCCCGCCTCCAGCGCGCCAACGGGCTGCTGCAGATGGCGACCAACACCTCGATGCTGCTGGGGCTCGCGCTGGCGGGTGTCACCGTGGCGTTCGTCGGCGCGGGCTGGGCGCTGGCCCTGAACGCGGCGTCGTTCGCCGCGAGCGCCCTCTTCATCAAGGGCCTGCGGGTGACGGCACCGCCACGGAAGGCGTCCTCCGGCTGGGCCGATCTGCGGGACGGGTGGCGGGAGTTCGCGTCGCGGCAGTGGCTGTGGGTCGTGGTCGTCCAGTACGCGTTCGTCGTGGCGGCCCTCAACGCCAACGTCGGGGTGCTCGGCCCCCTCGTGGCCGAGGAACACCTCGGCGGGGCGCGCGCCTGGTCCCTGATCGTGGCCGCGCAGGCGCTGGGCACGATCGCGGGGGCGGGCCTGGCGGCACGCGTCCGGGTGTCCCGGCCGGTGCTCGTGGCGGTCCTGGCGACGTTCCCGGCGGCGGCGCCGATCGCACTGCTGGCCTTGCGCGCGCCCGTCTGGTCCGTGGCCGCGGCGATGTTCTGCGCGGGCGTCTCCTCGGACGTCTTCGCCGTCCTGTGGACCACGACCCTGCACCGGGAGATCCCCGAGGAGGTCATCTCCCGCGTCAGCTCGTACGAGTGGTTCGGCTCCCTGGCCTTCGCCCCCCTGGGCCTGCTGGCCGCGGGCCCGCTCGCCTCGACGGCGGGCACGGGCCGGACACTGGCGGGCTGCGCGACGCTGGTGGTGACGGCCACGGCGTTGGCGCTGCTGTCGCCTCAGGTGCGGGGGCTGCGGGCGCCGGGGCCGCCGCGTGCGCCGGCCGGCCCGGACGACGCGGGGACACCGGTTTCGGCGGCCCCGCACAAATCCTGA
- a CDS encoding aldo/keto reductase encodes MKYTQLGRTGLKVSRLVLGTMNFGPQTDEADSHAIMDAALGAGINYFDTANVYGWGENKGRTEEIVGSWFAKGGERRDKVVLATKVYGNMAAEGDAWPNHDKLSALNIRRAVEASLKRLGTDYIDIYQFHHVDRSTPFEEIWQAVDVLVQQGKILYAGSSNFPGYKIAQANEIAARRGGTIGLVSEQCLYNLAERRAEMEVVPAAREYGLGVIPWSPLHGGLLGGVIRKQAQGGRRAGGRAADALADTGIRTQIQSYEDLLDKHGIEPGEAALAWLLTRPGVTGPIVGPRTAEQLDSALRAVELELSEEVLTGLDEIFPGPGPSPEAFAW; translated from the coding sequence ATGAAGTACACGCAGCTGGGACGCACAGGACTCAAGGTCAGCCGGCTCGTCCTCGGGACCATGAACTTCGGTCCGCAGACGGACGAGGCCGACAGCCACGCGATCATGGACGCGGCGCTGGGCGCGGGCATCAACTACTTCGACACCGCCAACGTGTACGGCTGGGGCGAGAACAAGGGCCGTACCGAGGAGATCGTCGGGAGCTGGTTCGCCAAGGGCGGTGAGCGGCGCGACAAGGTCGTCCTCGCCACCAAGGTGTACGGGAACATGGCCGCCGAGGGCGACGCCTGGCCCAACCACGACAAGCTCTCCGCGCTCAACATCCGGCGCGCGGTCGAGGCCAGCCTGAAACGGCTGGGAACCGACTACATCGACATCTACCAGTTCCACCACGTCGACCGCAGCACTCCTTTCGAGGAGATCTGGCAGGCCGTCGACGTCCTGGTGCAGCAGGGCAAGATCCTCTACGCCGGCTCCTCCAACTTCCCCGGCTACAAGATCGCCCAGGCCAACGAGATCGCCGCCCGCCGCGGCGGCACCATCGGCCTCGTCAGCGAGCAGTGCCTCTACAACCTCGCCGAACGCCGCGCCGAGATGGAGGTCGTCCCGGCCGCGCGGGAGTACGGGCTCGGCGTCATCCCCTGGTCGCCGCTGCACGGCGGTCTGCTGGGCGGCGTCATCAGGAAGCAGGCCCAGGGCGGGCGCCGGGCGGGCGGCCGGGCCGCCGACGCCCTCGCCGACACCGGCATCCGGACTCAGATCCAGTCGTACGAGGACCTGCTCGACAAGCACGGGATCGAGCCCGGTGAGGCCGCCCTGGCCTGGCTCCTCACCCGCCCCGGCGTCACCGGCCCGATCGTCGGCCCGCGCACCGCGGAGCAGCTGGACTCGGCGCTGCGGGCCGTGGAGCTGGAGCTGAGCGAAGAGGTCCTGACCGGCCTGGACGAGATCTTCCCGGGCCCGGGCCCGTCCCCGGAGGCCTTCGCCTGGTAG
- a CDS encoding SMI1/KNR4 family protein — MDDAISGATALLRQVFPAEVRHRPSGWEALRAWERRHGVVLPEPYRTFVAEVANGTADGPPEEGGLLPVGEKPDSWAVWEADCWMSPEPFDGTTARVPGQLFPLEEEWQWEYDYYDHALHSSLLHRTYQHGSVLLGSDRPGEFWTLVVTGPQRGRVWWLRDGCAAPYADSPSDQPEGDFLRWVRDWHTGQGWWRAG; from the coding sequence GTGGATGATGCGATTTCCGGTGCGACAGCCCTTCTGCGTCAAGTCTTTCCGGCGGAGGTCCGTCACCGTCCTTCGGGCTGGGAGGCGCTCCGGGCATGGGAGCGCAGGCACGGCGTGGTGTTGCCTGAGCCGTATCGCACCTTCGTTGCCGAGGTCGCGAACGGTACCGCCGACGGCCCGCCCGAGGAGGGTGGTCTGCTGCCCGTGGGAGAGAAGCCGGACAGCTGGGCCGTCTGGGAAGCGGACTGCTGGATGAGCCCGGAGCCGTTCGACGGCACCACCGCACGCGTGCCCGGCCAGCTCTTCCCGCTCGAGGAGGAATGGCAGTGGGAGTACGACTACTACGATCACGCCCTCCACTCGTCCCTGTTGCACCGGACCTACCAGCACGGCTCGGTGTTGCTGGGCAGCGACAGACCCGGTGAGTTCTGGACGCTGGTGGTGACCGGGCCGCAACGCGGCCGGGTGTGGTGGCTCCGAGACGGCTGCGCCGCGCCCTATGCCGACTCCCCCTCCGATCAGCCTGAGGGCGACTTCCTGCGCTGGGTGAGGGACTGGCATACCGGGCAGGGCTGGTGGCGAGCCGGATAG
- the thpR gene encoding RNA 2',3'-cyclic phosphodiesterase: protein MRLFAAVLPPPDAAAELGPVVRELRRLPGAESGLRWTDPSGRHFTLAFYGEVAEDVVPDLSARLERSARRTDPFPLSLRGGGRFGDRALWVGAAGDVRTLRLLAEQALAAGRKAGVAREEHRGYRPHLTLARASGDTDLAPYVASLDGFAGRGWTVADLCLVRSRLPVSGVPGERTRYEVVERWPLGEGV, encoded by the coding sequence ATGAGACTCTTCGCCGCCGTGCTGCCTCCGCCGGACGCCGCCGCCGAGCTCGGCCCGGTCGTCCGTGAGCTGCGGAGACTGCCGGGCGCGGAGTCCGGGCTGCGCTGGACGGACCCCTCCGGCCGGCACTTCACGCTCGCGTTCTACGGAGAGGTCGCCGAGGACGTCGTACCGGATCTGTCCGCCCGCCTGGAGCGCTCGGCACGGCGGACCGACCCCTTCCCGCTCTCGCTGCGCGGCGGGGGACGGTTCGGGGACCGGGCGCTGTGGGTGGGCGCCGCCGGGGACGTACGGACACTGCGGCTGCTCGCCGAGCAGGCGCTGGCCGCGGGGCGCAAGGCGGGCGTCGCGCGGGAGGAGCACCGCGGTTACCGGCCGCACCTCACCCTGGCGCGCGCCTCGGGCGACACGGACCTCGCCCCGTACGTGGCCTCGCTGGACGGGTTCGCGGGGCGCGGCTGGACGGTCGCCGACCTGTGCCTGGTACGGAGCCGGCTGCCCGTCTCGGGGGTGCCGGGGGAGCGGACCCGGTACGAGGTGGTCGAGCGGTGGCCCCTGGGCGAAGGCGTCTGA
- a CDS encoding SGNH/GDSL hydrolase family protein yields the protein MLRFMPVGDSMTIGSASEHTWRHRLWQHLRATYGAPFQLVGPRETLYDQATGAADSYEYADPDPAFPRAHLAGWGEGWHHLSPLIADAVRTSRADVLLVSLGLIDLGFYTNASQTARNVRAFIAQARTANPRVSMVLLPVIPNIRAETDAPFAREVALFNELLAKTVADLAEPASPLLLASVPPTYDIHCDTYDGTHPNASGEHKLAAAFAGAMHEGWGVGGRYAGDRRADDRRMTESV from the coding sequence ATGCTCAGGTTCATGCCAGTCGGTGACTCCATGACGATCGGAAGCGCCAGCGAACACACGTGGCGCCACCGCCTCTGGCAGCACCTGCGCGCGACGTACGGGGCGCCGTTCCAGCTGGTCGGCCCGCGGGAGACGCTCTACGACCAGGCCACGGGCGCCGCCGACTCGTACGAGTACGCCGACCCCGATCCTGCCTTCCCGCGCGCCCACCTCGCGGGCTGGGGCGAGGGCTGGCACCACCTGAGCCCGCTGATCGCCGACGCGGTCCGCACGTCCCGCGCCGACGTGCTCCTCGTCTCCCTCGGCCTGATAGACCTCGGCTTCTACACGAACGCGTCCCAGACGGCGCGGAACGTCCGCGCCTTCATCGCGCAGGCCCGCACCGCGAACCCCCGCGTGTCGATGGTCCTCCTCCCGGTGATCCCGAACATCCGGGCCGAGACGGACGCGCCCTTCGCCCGCGAGGTGGCCCTCTTCAACGAACTCCTCGCGAAGACGGTGGCGGACCTGGCCGAACCGGCTTCCCCGCTCCTCCTGGCCTCCGTCCCGCCCACGTACGACATCCACTGCGACACGTACGACGGCACCCACCCCAACGCCTCCGGCGAACACAAGCTGGCAGCGGCGTTCGCGGGGGCGATGCACGAGGGGTGGGGCGTGGGGGGCCGCTACGCGGGCGACCGCCGGGCGGACGACCGGCGCATGACCGAGAGCGTCTGA
- a CDS encoding DUF397 domain-containing protein has translation MSTDLHWFKSSYSGNQGECLEIALTPSTIHIRDSKTPAAPTLAVTPKTWSVFLPHISAYKAVVR, from the coding sequence ATGAGCACCGACCTGCACTGGTTCAAGAGCAGCTACAGCGGCAACCAGGGCGAATGCCTGGAGATAGCGCTCACCCCCTCCACCATCCACATCCGCGACTCCAAAACCCCCGCCGCCCCCACCCTGGCGGTCACCCCGAAAACCTGGTCCGTCTTCCTTCCGCACATCAGCGCGTACAAAGCTGTTGTACGTTGA
- a CDS encoding MarR family winged helix-turn-helix transcriptional regulator, with product MPDLTHGDDVAAVNSLRSAVMRLSRRLKHQRVDESLSPTEMSVLGTLARCGTATPGELARKEHVQPPSMTRIVALLEAKGLVRLEAHPDDRRQKVVTQTERAEAMLAESRTKRNAWLASLVDGLDEDEWAKLREAAPVLEKLAHL from the coding sequence ATGCCTGACCTCACCCATGGCGACGACGTAGCCGCCGTGAACTCCCTGCGTTCCGCCGTGATGCGTCTGTCGCGCCGACTCAAGCACCAGCGGGTCGACGAGTCGCTGAGCCCGACCGAGATGTCGGTCCTGGGCACCCTCGCCCGCTGCGGTACGGCCACGCCGGGCGAGCTCGCCCGCAAGGAGCACGTACAGCCGCCCTCGATGACCCGCATCGTGGCGCTGCTGGAGGCCAAGGGCCTGGTCCGGCTGGAAGCGCACCCCGACGACCGCCGCCAGAAGGTCGTCACGCAGACCGAGCGCGCCGAAGCCATGCTCGCCGAGAGCCGCACGAAGCGGAATGCCTGGCTGGCCTCCCTCGTGGACGGCCTCGACGAGGACGAGTGGGCGAAGCTGCGCGAAGCCGCCCCCGTCCTGGAGAAGCTCGCGCACCTGTAG
- a CDS encoding Uma2 family endonuclease produces the protein MTVLEDRIEMADESKGLTLDVLFEQLERMPVPEGYKVEIVEGAIFMSPQRDTHWEIILDIVEQLRTKYPRKRVKSDVRVDYPGHLNGFASDVTVMAEDASKADNGYWRCQDVQFVAEVISRGTAPNDYGPKKAAYALAEVPVYLIADPYQGKCHLYTQPKDGEYISELSVAFGANVDMTNTPLGLTLKTDEFPRD, from the coding sequence ATGACCGTCCTTGAAGACAGGATCGAGATGGCCGACGAGAGCAAGGGCCTCACGCTCGACGTGCTGTTCGAGCAGCTGGAGCGGATGCCCGTCCCCGAGGGATACAAGGTCGAGATCGTCGAGGGGGCCATCTTCATGTCGCCGCAGCGGGACACTCACTGGGAGATCATCCTGGACATCGTCGAGCAACTACGGACCAAGTACCCCCGGAAGCGCGTGAAGTCGGACGTCCGTGTCGACTACCCGGGCCACCTCAACGGCTTCGCGAGTGACGTGACAGTGATGGCCGAGGACGCCTCCAAGGCCGACAACGGATACTGGCGCTGCCAGGACGTCCAGTTCGTCGCCGAGGTGATCTCCCGGGGTACCGCCCCCAACGACTACGGCCCGAAGAAGGCCGCGTACGCCCTCGCCGAGGTTCCCGTCTACCTCATCGCGGACCCGTACCAGGGCAAGTGCCATCTCTACACGCAGCCCAAGGACGGGGAGTACATCAGCGAACTCTCGGTCGCCTTCGGCGCGAACGTCGACATGACGAACACCCCCCTCGGCCTGACCCTCAAGACGGACGAGTTCCCCCGGGACTGA
- a CDS encoding ribbon-helix-helix protein, CopG family: MGTSVLSLRIDGELLDRLRHHAAKRGMSVQDYVVRTLMRDDFDERFRSAVEETERFYGV, from the coding sequence ATGGGGACCAGTGTGCTCAGCCTGCGCATAGACGGGGAGCTGCTAGACCGGCTCCGGCACCACGCGGCGAAAAGGGGAATGAGCGTCCAGGACTACGTCGTCCGGACGCTCATGCGCGATGACTTCGACGAACGCTTCCGGTCCGCGGTGGAGGAGACGGAAAGGTTCTACGGGGTCTGA
- a CDS encoding MFS transporter: MSTGSGADSAPAPAAHNSPSDPKTRSSMFSSLRIRNYRLFFMGQVVSNTGTWMQRIAQDWLVLSLTGSSAAVGFTTALQFLPMLLFGLYGGVLVDRLPKRPTLLATQTAMGLTGLALAFLTLSGHVQVWHVYVAAFAVGLATVVDNPARQSFVAEMVGPGQLQNAVSLNSANFQSARLVGPAVAGVLITGVGTGWAFLLNGLSFVAPIVGLLLMRSGEINQVERTPRGKGQLREGLRYVAGRPELIWPIVLVGFIGTFGFNFPVWLSAYADDVFHAGAGAYSLFNTLMAVGSVAGALLAARRGTARLRVLIAAAVAFGVLEIVASLAPSYWLFALLMVPIGMAGLTVNVTANTAVQMGTDPAMRGRVMALFMMVFMGGTPLGAPVVGWITDAYGPRVGFAMGGVVSALAAATVGFALARVGGLRLSVGWNHGHPHVRFVPRRRELATAA; this comes from the coding sequence TTGAGTACGGGATCCGGAGCAGACTCCGCCCCCGCACCTGCCGCCCACAACTCCCCGTCCGACCCCAAGACACGATCCTCGATGTTCAGCTCGCTGAGGATCAGGAACTACCGCCTCTTCTTCATGGGCCAGGTCGTCTCGAACACCGGCACCTGGATGCAGCGGATCGCCCAGGACTGGCTGGTGCTGAGCCTCACCGGCTCCTCGGCCGCCGTCGGTTTCACCACGGCCCTGCAGTTCCTGCCGATGCTGCTCTTCGGCCTCTACGGCGGCGTCCTCGTCGACCGCCTGCCGAAGCGCCCGACGCTGCTCGCCACCCAGACCGCAATGGGCCTCACCGGCCTCGCGCTCGCCTTCCTGACCCTCAGCGGCCACGTCCAGGTCTGGCACGTCTACGTCGCCGCCTTCGCCGTCGGCCTCGCCACGGTCGTCGACAACCCGGCGCGGCAGTCGTTCGTCGCCGAGATGGTCGGCCCCGGCCAGCTGCAGAACGCGGTCAGCCTCAACTCCGCCAACTTCCAGTCCGCCCGCCTGGTGGGACCCGCCGTCGCCGGCGTGCTCATCACCGGTGTGGGCACGGGCTGGGCCTTCCTGCTCAACGGGCTGTCGTTCGTCGCGCCCATCGTGGGCCTGCTCCTGATGCGCTCCGGCGAGATCAACCAGGTCGAGCGGACCCCGCGCGGCAAGGGACAGCTCCGTGAGGGCCTGCGCTATGTCGCCGGCCGCCCCGAACTGATCTGGCCGATCGTCCTGGTCGGCTTCATCGGCACCTTCGGTTTCAATTTCCCCGTCTGGCTCTCGGCGTACGCGGACGACGTCTTCCACGCCGGCGCGGGCGCGTACAGCCTGTTCAACACGCTGATGGCGGTGGGCTCGGTCGCGGGCGCGCTGCTCGCCGCCCGGCGCGGTACGGCCCGGCTGCGCGTGCTGATCGCCGCCGCGGTCGCCTTCGGCGTCCTGGAGATCGTGGCCTCGCTGGCCCCGTCCTACTGGCTCTTCGCGCTCCTCATGGTCCCCATCGGCATGGCGGGCCTGACCGTCAACGTGACCGCCAACACCGCGGTCCAGATGGGCACCGACCCCGCCATGCGCGGCCGGGTCATGGCGCTGTTCATGATGGTCTTCATGGGCGGTACGCCGCTGGGGGCGCCCGTGGTCGGCTGGATCACCGACGCGTACGGGCCCCGGGTGGGCTTCGCCATGGGCGGTGTCGTCTCGGCCCTGGCGGCGGCCACGGTCGGCTTCGCGCTGGCCCGCGTCGGCGGACTGCGCCTGTCGGTGGGCTGGAACCACGGGCACCCGCACGTGCGGTTCGTCCCGCGCAGGCGGGAGCTGGCGACGGCCGCGTAG
- a CDS encoding type II toxin-antitoxin system RelE/ParE family toxin translates to MVQAINALARQSEPPESSKLGGTDLRRLRVDAYRVTYEIDGARVAIKVLMVGRTLV, encoded by the coding sequence TTGGTCCAGGCGATCAACGCCCTCGCCCGCCAATCCGAGCCGCCCGAGAGCAGCAAGTTGGGCGGAACCGATCTGCGGCGGTTGCGGGTGGACGCGTACCGAGTCACGTACGAGATCGACGGTGCCCGAGTGGCGATCAAAGTGCTGATGGTGGGGCGGACTCTGGTGTGA